The proteins below come from a single Roseiflexus sp. RS-1 genomic window:
- a CDS encoding pyridoxal phosphate-dependent aminotransferase, with protein MGAFDQVAHGAIDHAECAALGIAPEQVTDFSSNLNPFGPPSSVRAALSALDPAPYPDRSCLRLRMRLAHLHGCEPDRILVGNGANELIHLIAHTLARPHATALVIAPAYGEYEHASRLHQMQIVEVRTQPEDGFRCDITTLSAAIRRINPRLTWLCAPNNPTGVSVEPAAICDLARLCADCDGFLVVDRAYHAFQRGLRDLRDPLDEGSPPNLIRLYSLTKSYALAGLRLGYLIAHPAIVASIGRFQPAWSVNSAAQAAGLAALADTAFLPATLPQVWSASDDLETGLRRLGLKVWRAALPFMLVHCSNGAAVRMRLLQHGCVVRDCASFGLPEWVRVAPRQPEENARLIDAWKEIV; from the coding sequence ATGGGCGCGTTCGACCAGGTAGCGCATGGCGCCATCGACCACGCCGAATGTGCGGCGCTGGGGATCGCGCCAGAACAGGTGACCGATTTCAGCAGCAACCTGAATCCGTTCGGTCCACCGTCCAGTGTGCGTGCGGCACTCTCGGCGCTCGACCCGGCGCCATACCCCGACCGGAGTTGTCTCCGGTTGCGGATGCGGCTGGCGCATCTCCACGGATGCGAACCGGATCGGATACTTGTGGGGAACGGCGCGAATGAACTGATCCACCTGATCGCCCACACCCTCGCCAGACCGCACGCAACGGCGCTGGTCATCGCGCCTGCCTATGGTGAATATGAGCACGCCAGTCGCCTGCACCAGATGCAGATCGTCGAGGTGCGGACACAACCGGAGGATGGGTTTCGTTGCGACATCACGACGCTGAGTGCTGCCATCCGGCGTATCAATCCGCGTCTGACCTGGCTGTGCGCCCCGAACAATCCCACCGGCGTCAGTGTAGAACCTGCTGCGATATGCGACCTTGCCCGGCTGTGCGCCGACTGCGACGGCTTTCTCGTCGTTGACCGGGCGTACCATGCGTTCCAGCGCGGTCTGCGTGATCTGCGCGACCCACTGGACGAGGGATCGCCGCCAAACCTGATCCGGCTCTACTCACTCACCAAAAGTTACGCGCTGGCAGGACTGCGTCTCGGCTACCTGATCGCGCACCCGGCGATTGTGGCGAGCATCGGTCGCTTTCAGCCAGCGTGGAGCGTCAACAGCGCCGCACAGGCGGCAGGTCTCGCCGCTCTGGCTGATACTGCGTTTCTGCCTGCCACGCTCCCGCAGGTATGGTCAGCCAGCGACGACCTCGAGACGGGGTTGCGCCGGTTGGGGCTGAAGGTCTGGCGTGCAGCGTTGCCATTCATGCTCGTGCATTGCAGCAACGGCGCAGCAGTGCGAATGCGCCTGCTTCAACATGGATGCGTTGTGCGCGATTGTGCATCTTTTGGGTTACCGGAGTGGGTGCGGGTAGCGCCGCGCCAACCGGAGGAGAACGCTCGTCTCATCGACGCCTGGAAGGAGATCGTATGA